The following proteins come from a genomic window of Posidoniimonas polymericola:
- a CDS encoding mannose-1-phosphate guanylyltransferase, which produces MLHAIIMAGGSGTRFWPASRADSPKQMLKLVGDQTMIRQTSSRFGDLIPPERRMVVTNRRLVDGVREQLPELAEGAVVGEPCKRDTAPCIGLAALLVTRVAGDPDATMLVCPADHVIPDSAAFQAAVKQADKLIAESPGRIVTFGIKPTYPAEIFGYIQRSESLKAAGAPAYQVARFVEKPNGNTAAEYLESGDFYWNSGIFVWRAATILDALRERQPAMLEHLELIVDAWNTPDRDALFDQEFTAIEGISIDYAVMEHATDVAVIEAPFEWDDLGGWQSLTRRLGEDENGNTIVGKHLGFNTEGSIVRSSDDHLIVTLGLKDCIVVHTADATLVASKHDEESIRKVVKELEARGWSEHL; this is translated from the coding sequence ATGCTTCACGCGATCATCATGGCCGGAGGATCCGGCACCCGCTTCTGGCCCGCCAGCCGTGCGGACTCCCCCAAGCAGATGCTCAAGCTGGTCGGTGACCAGACCATGATCCGCCAGACCAGCAGCCGCTTCGGCGACCTGATCCCGCCCGAGCGGCGGATGGTGGTCACCAACCGGCGGCTGGTCGACGGCGTGCGGGAACAGCTGCCGGAGCTGGCCGAGGGCGCCGTGGTGGGCGAGCCGTGCAAGCGGGACACCGCGCCGTGCATCGGGCTGGCTGCCCTGCTGGTCACCCGCGTCGCCGGCGACCCCGACGCCACGATGCTGGTCTGCCCGGCCGACCACGTCATCCCCGACAGCGCCGCGTTCCAGGCCGCAGTAAAGCAGGCCGACAAGCTGATCGCCGAGAGCCCGGGCCGGATCGTGACCTTCGGCATCAAGCCGACCTACCCGGCGGAGATCTTTGGCTACATCCAGCGGAGTGAATCGCTAAAGGCCGCCGGCGCGCCGGCGTACCAGGTCGCCCGGTTTGTCGAGAAGCCTAATGGTAACACCGCCGCCGAGTACCTCGAGTCGGGCGACTTCTACTGGAACAGCGGCATCTTCGTCTGGAGGGCGGCGACTATCCTCGACGCGTTGCGTGAGCGGCAGCCGGCGATGCTCGAGCACCTGGAGCTGATCGTCGACGCCTGGAACACGCCCGACCGCGACGCCTTGTTCGACCAGGAGTTTACCGCCATCGAGGGGATCAGCATCGACTACGCCGTGATGGAGCACGCGACGGACGTCGCCGTGATCGAGGCGCCCTTCGAGTGGGACGACCTCGGCGGCTGGCAGTCGCTCACCCGGCGGCTGGGCGAGGACGAGAACGGCAACACGATTGTCGGCAAGCACCTGGGCTTCAACACCGAGGGCTCGATCGTGCGTTCGAGCGACGACCACCTGATCGTGACGCTCGGCCTGAAGGACTGCATCGTCGTGCACACGGCGGACGCCACGCTGGTCGCCAGCAAGCACGACGAGGAGAGCATCCGCAAGGTGGTGAAGGAGCTCGAGGCGCGGGGCTGGAGCGAACATCTGTGA
- a CDS encoding bestrophin family protein — MIVSRSIKWRHVLFYTWKSMLYFAVLSVVAYVLHHKFDMERLTVPFNAIATLSTALAIFLGFKNNSAYDRWWEARKIWGMLVNYSRAWGREVMTLAVDPVGDEPEEMWNWQRSLVYRHIAFVHALRVNLRERHPYNEIEEELFETLNHFDEIRPFLTEDEFDEVVHKRNAPNYLLMNQGRDLKHGYERGWLSDYRYVRLGETLNEFHNHQGMSERIKNTPFPRPYSFFSRVFVFLHGTLVPFAFIEDLGLFNIPLSLLINFVFLSLDQIGERTEDPFENRPDDTPLTAISLTIEENLKEMIGDENLPIKPPPVEGVVF; from the coding sequence ATGATTGTTTCCAGGAGCATCAAGTGGCGACACGTCCTCTTCTACACGTGGAAGAGCATGCTGTACTTCGCGGTGCTGTCGGTAGTCGCCTACGTGCTGCACCACAAGTTTGACATGGAGCGGCTCACGGTGCCGTTCAACGCGATCGCCACCCTCAGCACGGCGCTGGCCATCTTCCTCGGCTTCAAGAACAACAGCGCGTACGACCGCTGGTGGGAGGCCCGCAAGATCTGGGGCATGCTGGTCAACTACAGCCGGGCGTGGGGCCGCGAGGTGATGACGCTCGCCGTCGACCCCGTCGGCGACGAGCCCGAGGAGATGTGGAACTGGCAGCGCTCGCTGGTCTACCGCCACATCGCCTTCGTGCACGCGTTGCGGGTCAACCTCCGCGAGCGGCACCCCTACAACGAGATCGAGGAGGAGCTGTTCGAGACCCTCAACCACTTCGACGAGATCAGGCCGTTCCTCACCGAGGACGAATTCGACGAGGTCGTGCACAAACGGAACGCGCCGAACTATCTGCTGATGAACCAGGGCCGGGATCTCAAGCACGGCTACGAGCGCGGCTGGCTGTCGGACTACCGCTACGTGCGGCTCGGCGAGACCCTCAACGAGTTCCACAACCACCAGGGCATGAGCGAACGGATCAAGAACACGCCGTTCCCGCGGCCCTACAGCTTCTTCTCCCGGGTGTTCGTCTTTCTGCACGGCACGCTGGTGCCGTTCGCGTTCATCGAGGACCTCGGGCTGTTCAACATCCCGCTGTCGCTGCTGATCAACTTCGTGTTCCTCTCGCTCGACCAGATCGGCGAGCGGACCGAGGACCCGTTCGAGAACCGCCCCGACGACACGCCGCTGACCGCCATCAGCCTGACCATCGAAGAAAACCTCAAAGAGATGATCGGCGACGAGAACCTGCCGATCAAGCCGCCGCCGGTCGAGGGCGTGGTGTTCTAG
- a CDS encoding N-acyl-D-amino-acid deacylase family protein yields MDSRLLRLAALLLVGAAASNSLAKPVDADLLLKGGTLCTGVDAEPEVGDVAVRGDRIVAVGRFEPGKIGHTIDCQGLVVAPGFIDLHNHSDQTIESDDEDSSRVPRILADQTRESAFYLTQGCTTLVTGNCGGGALDVAAYYHELDERPAGVNVAHLVPQGAVRSSVIGAKRRPAEGDEVERMRALVRQGMEAGAWGMSTGLQYVPSAYADAEEIAKLAEVVAEFGGIYASHIRDEGDELVESVEEALRIGRLSGAAVHVSHFKASKRRNWGKVRAAAEVIARAQDEGLTVTADQYPYAASSTSVAAMLLPDEEREGSRQDLTDRLGDPAQLARLRPIMQDLLEARGGIMVADCPSLPKYVGRMIRDIAKEEGRAAVDVAIDVVRAGEEAGVSFSMDERDVRWVMSLPWVATASDGSVKVPDGTKPHPRSFGTFPRKIGRYAAEEGVVSLARAVRSASGLPADILGMEDRGYLREGLAADIVVLDAATFRDHATFESPTENSTGVRWLLVNGELAIDDGQLVKTDAGRTLRKPSAAE; encoded by the coding sequence ATGGACAGCCGCCTACTACGCCTCGCCGCGCTGCTGCTCGTAGGAGCCGCTGCGAGCAACTCACTGGCCAAGCCGGTCGACGCCGACCTCTTGCTCAAGGGGGGCACGCTCTGCACGGGCGTGGACGCCGAACCCGAGGTCGGCGACGTCGCAGTGCGGGGCGACCGCATCGTCGCAGTGGGACGCTTCGAACCTGGCAAGATCGGCCACACGATCGACTGCCAGGGTCTCGTCGTTGCTCCCGGGTTCATCGACCTGCACAACCACAGCGACCAAACCATCGAGTCGGACGATGAAGACTCGTCCCGCGTCCCACGCATCCTTGCCGACCAAACCCGCGAGTCTGCCTTCTACTTGACCCAGGGCTGCACTACGCTGGTCACCGGCAACTGCGGCGGCGGGGCGCTGGACGTCGCGGCCTACTACCACGAGCTGGACGAGCGGCCCGCGGGCGTCAACGTGGCTCACCTGGTCCCGCAGGGCGCGGTGAGGTCCAGCGTGATAGGTGCCAAGCGCCGCCCGGCCGAGGGGGACGAGGTCGAGCGGATGCGGGCGCTCGTCCGCCAGGGGATGGAGGCGGGCGCCTGGGGCATGAGCACCGGCCTGCAGTACGTCCCCTCGGCCTACGCCGATGCCGAGGAGATCGCCAAGCTCGCGGAGGTCGTCGCCGAGTTCGGCGGCATCTACGCCAGCCACATCCGCGACGAGGGGGACGAGCTGGTCGAGTCGGTCGAGGAGGCGCTGCGTATCGGCCGCCTGTCGGGCGCGGCGGTGCACGTCTCGCACTTTAAGGCGAGCAAGCGGCGCAACTGGGGCAAGGTCCGGGCCGCGGCCGAGGTCATCGCCCGGGCGCAGGACGAGGGGCTCACCGTCACGGCCGACCAGTACCCCTACGCGGCGAGCAGCACTTCGGTTGCGGCGATGCTGCTGCCCGACGAGGAACGCGAGGGGAGCCGCCAGGATCTGACCGACCGGCTGGGCGACCCGGCGCAGCTGGCCCGGCTGCGGCCGATCATGCAGGACCTGCTCGAGGCCCGCGGCGGCATCATGGTCGCCGACTGCCCTAGCCTGCCGAAGTACGTCGGGCGCATGATCCGCGACATCGCCAAGGAAGAGGGCCGCGCGGCAGTAGACGTAGCGATCGACGTAGTCCGCGCCGGCGAGGAGGCCGGCGTCAGCTTCAGCATGGACGAGCGCGACGTCCGCTGGGTGATGTCGCTGCCGTGGGTCGCGACCGCCTCGGACGGCAGCGTCAAAGTGCCCGACGGGACCAAGCCCCACCCGCGGAGCTTCGGGACGTTCCCGCGGAAGATCGGGCGCTACGCCGCCGAGGAGGGCGTGGTCTCGCTAGCCCGGGCGGTCCGCAGCGCCAGCGGCCTGCCGGCCGACATCCTCGGGATGGAGGACCGGGGCTACCTGCGGGAGGGGCTGGCGGCCGACATCGTGGTGCTGGACGCCGCGACGT
- a CDS encoding DUF1559 family PulG-like putative transporter: MPRQSNAIQAPPTSNRGFTLVELLVVIAIIGILIALLLPAVQSAREAARRTQCKNQLKQMGLASLLHEDTHGYFPSGGWGGLFYPDPTRGYGKDQPGSWYYGVFSYLEENSLRDLGRNAVVGSRDWQQAILQLIASPIDTFNCPSRRTTFMGTQAGARASEYNFVSGQPVALGDYAGNSGDSFRHAQDGFGSNDITPVPGSLADAADFQWPKTTQQFVVTARGRSENKDFQTGVIGFRSEVKMRQVSDGTSNTYLIGEKYVPTDAHDGNTTVTNNGRYGDNQSMYCGYEWDNQRVAYKPGALSAYSGATQDSWQPAQDAPSAEDPTRALVAFGSAHSGGLNMVYCDGSVQTVNYDIDPLVHRYQANRLDGEVVVE; the protein is encoded by the coding sequence ATGCCTCGCCAGTCGAACGCAATACAGGCCCCCCCCACCTCCAACCGGGGTTTCACGCTCGTCGAGCTGCTGGTGGTAATCGCCATCATCGGCATCTTGATCGCTCTGCTGCTGCCGGCCGTGCAGTCGGCCCGCGAAGCGGCCCGCCGGACCCAGTGCAAGAACCAGCTCAAGCAGATGGGCTTGGCTTCGCTGCTACACGAAGACACGCACGGCTACTTCCCCTCCGGTGGGTGGGGCGGACTCTTCTATCCGGATCCGACCCGCGGGTACGGCAAGGATCAGCCAGGCAGCTGGTACTACGGCGTCTTTAGTTACCTGGAAGAAAACTCCCTGCGTGACCTTGGCAGGAATGCAGTTGTAGGCAGCAGGGATTGGCAACAGGCCATTCTTCAGCTGATCGCCTCGCCGATCGACACCTTCAATTGCCCAAGCCGGCGGACAACCTTTATGGGCACGCAAGCCGGCGCACGGGCCTCCGAATACAACTTCGTCAGCGGTCAACCAGTCGCGTTGGGCGACTACGCCGGCAACAGCGGCGACTCCTTCCGGCACGCTCAAGACGGATTCGGCAGCAACGACATCACGCCTGTGCCCGGCTCGCTTGCCGACGCCGCGGACTTCCAGTGGCCCAAAACGACCCAGCAGTTCGTGGTTACTGCACGCGGCAGGAGCGAGAACAAGGACTTTCAGACCGGTGTGATCGGCTTCCGGAGCGAGGTCAAAATGCGTCAAGTGTCCGACGGCACTTCGAACACCTACCTGATCGGCGAGAAGTACGTCCCCACCGACGCGCACGACGGCAACACAACCGTCACCAACAACGGACGCTACGGCGACAACCAATCGATGTACTGCGGGTACGAGTGGGACAACCAGCGGGTCGCTTATAAGCCTGGCGCTCTTTCGGCTTACTCCGGCGCCACTCAAGACTCTTGGCAGCCCGCTCAAGACGCCCCCAGTGCCGAAGACCCAACCCGAGCACTGGTTGCCTTCGGCAGCGCCCACTCTGGGGGACTCAACATGGTCTACTGCGACGGTTCGGTCCAGACCGTCAACTACGACATCGACCCGCTGGTGCATCGCTACCAGGCAAACCGCTTGGACGGAGAGGTCGTCGTAGAGTAG
- the ruvX gene encoding Holliday junction resolvase RuvX, with amino-acid sequence MSKGESGKWKGEEGGAEPSPPAPPFPDSNRVAGIDYGTVRIGIAIGDLEVSMASPYENYNRRSERLDAQYFKQLANEERLARWVVGLPVHLNGDESQKSLEARQFGRWLIELTGVPVDYFDERYTSAHAEEILQAANLTKKKRQARLDALAAQIMLTAYLESGGSGDDNPGSIG; translated from the coding sequence GTGAGCAAAGGGGAAAGCGGAAAGTGGAAAGGGGAAGAGGGTGGCGCGGAGCCTTCCCCGCCGGCGCCACCGTTTCCGGACTCAAACCGCGTCGCGGGGATCGACTACGGCACGGTGCGCATCGGCATTGCGATCGGCGACCTCGAGGTCTCGATGGCGTCGCCCTACGAGAACTACAACCGCCGCAGCGAGCGGCTCGACGCGCAGTACTTCAAGCAGCTCGCTAACGAAGAGCGGCTGGCGAGGTGGGTCGTGGGGCTGCCAGTGCACCTCAACGGCGACGAGAGCCAAAAGAGCCTTGAGGCCCGGCAGTTCGGCCGCTGGCTCATCGAATTGACCGGCGTGCCGGTCGATTACTTCGACGAGCGCTACACCTCGGCCCACGCCGAGGAGATCCTGCAGGCGGCCAACCTGACCAAGAAGAAACGCCAGGCACGGCTCGACGCGCTCGCGGCGCAGATCATGCTGACTGCGTACCTGGAGTCGGGCGGAAGCGGCGACGACAACCCGGGGTCGATTGGCTAG